Proteins encoded together in one Impatiens glandulifera chromosome 1, dImpGla2.1, whole genome shotgun sequence window:
- the LOC124939495 gene encoding uncharacterized protein LOC124939495, with the protein MGNCLFGGMGVDIATNNEPIKVITYNGGVMEIIAPITVQCITDEFPNHGIFRSQDLFWKPLAHTEFLLSGQSYHLLPMTGLTNGQAGDQLGHVRSNSVPPVGSLTTPYRMSFHHRHGSTLKRSHTEVFSRYRGGGSSTGFWKVKLVIRPKQLREILEEEAQTEELIENVRTVAKCGNVIGLSYLGFSDQWSLSSSRNASSNKDNDFFEINSI; encoded by the coding sequence ATGGGGAATTGTCTATTCGGAGGAATGGGAGTCGACATAGCAACCAACAACGAGCCAATCAAAGTGATCACCTACAACGGCGGTGTCATGGAAATAATCGCCCCGATAACAGTTCAATGCATAACCGACGAGTTTCCAAACCACGGCATCTTTCGTTCTCAAGACCTCTTTTGGAAACCACTAGCCCATACCGAATTCCTACTCTCCGGTCAATCCTACCATCTTCTCCCTATGACCGGCTTGACTAATGGTCAGGCAGGTGACCAGTTGGGACATGTTAGGTCAAACAGTGTCCCTCCGGTTGGCTCGCTCACGACCCCATATAGAATGTCGTTCCATCATAGGCATGGTTCGACGCTAAAGAGGTCACATACGGAGGTCTTTTCGAGGTATAGAGGGGGTGGAAGCTCGACCGGTTTTTGGAAGGTTAAGTTGGTGATAAGGCCAAAACAACTTAGGGAAATATTGGAGGAAGAAGCCCAGACGGAAGAGTTGATTGAGAATGTGAGGACTGTGGCTAAGTGTGGGAATGTAATTGGGCTTTCTTATTTGGGGTTTTCGGATCAATGGAGTCTTTCATCTAGTAGGAATGCTTCATCTAACAAAGATAATGATTTCTTTGAGATTAATAGCATTTAG